In Marinobacter salinisoli, the DNA window CCGTGGGTCAGTCCCGGGTACATGCCCAGCGACAGATTGGTGGAGCAGACCATCTCATCCACCACAAATTTGAGCGTGTGGGGCAGGCCCTGGCCGCCGAACTCCAGTGGTGCGTCCAACGCCGTCCAGCCCCCTTCAACGAAGGTCTTGTAGGCGGACTTGAAGGCGTCCGGCGTAGTCACGGAACGGGTTTCCGGATCGTATTGGCAGCCTTCCCGATCGCCAATCTGATTCGTGGGTTGAATGACCTCAGCCGCGAGTTTCCCGGCCTCGTCAATGACGGCGGAAATCAGGTCGGGTGTTGCGTCTGCGTACTTTTCCAGTTTGTGGAGTTGATCCACGCCCAGAACATCAAACAACAAAAATCGGAGGTCGTTCGCTGGAGCCTTATATTGCATGCCTTGCTCTCCTTACTTTGCCTGCTGTTTTTTTCATGGCCGGGAGGAATTGCCTCAATCCGCTGCCGGTTAAAACTGTCATTTCATACGGTTGTTTTAATTTTCCGGTTCACTGGCTTAAGCGGTCTGAGGCCGAAACTCGTCGTATCCTTCTACAGCTACAGCGGCTCTGGTGTGATTCATCGGAGACCTTTCCCGCCTGGCACTGGCCCAGGTGCTTAACTGGAGCAGGAAAGACTTATGAGACACGTCGTGATTGCAGGAGCCTCCGGCGCCATCGGTGGGGCCATGGCGCAGGCCATTCTGGACGCGGTTCCCGATAGCCGGATTGTGGGGTTGTGCCGCCGTCCGGAGCGAGCGGCCGAGCCCTTGCAGACCTCCGATCGGGTCGAGCTTATCCCTTGGGACGCGGAGCATCCCGAGTCGCTGACGGGCGTGACGCACGCTCTGGAGTCGGTTATGCCGGCCGAGCAGGGCGTGGATATGTTGCTGTACGCCGCAGGAATACTGCATGCGTCCGACATGTTTCCCGAAAAACGGCTGGAGGACCTCTCCGCCACAGCCATGACCCGGGCGTTCGCTGTGAATGCGACCGGGTTCGCTGTGCTGGTACGTGCGCTCTTACCCTGGTTCCGGCATCGGCGATTCAAGCGAATTGCGGCGATTTCGGCGAAGGTCGGGTCGATCAGTGACAATCGCTTGGGTGGCTGGTATGCCTATCGCAGTTCCAAGGCCGCGTTGAATATGCTGGTGCGGACGTTATCGGTGGAATTGCCGAGGCGCTGCAAGCCGGTCGCCTGTGTTGCCATGCACCCGGGTACCACGGAGTCGGAGTTGAGCGCACCATTTGGCCAGTCCCTGGCGCAGTTGCAGGTTCATCAACCGGCTGACACAGCAGCCAATCTGATGACCGTGCTCGAGGGCGTGAGCAGTGACGATAATGGTCGTTTTCTCAGCTGGGATGGCAGCGAGCTGCCCTGGTGAGGAGCCAAAAAAAGGGCACCGTCAGGTGCCCTTGCTCATCTTACTGCTGCTCACCGGATGAACGGGTTCAACATTCGGGAAAAGGTGCCGGTCAGTTTCACCGGCGCGCTCAGCACCGATAACGTGATGCAGTCCTCACACCCGACCGCAACCGGTTTGTGCTCGTCTTTTTCATTCAAAACAACGTAGTCCCATTGATTGAAAACCCCGTTCTGGTCAGCAAAAGCGCCTTGCAGTACGATCGTTGTCTCGTCGCCACGGTGGGTATGAGCCGGTGCCTTCCCACCTGCCGCAAGTTTCTGCAACACCACCTGCTGGCTCTGGCCAGGAAACCGGTCGGAAATATCCAGTACACTCACATCACCGAGTTGCCGCTTCCATGGCAGCTGATTGATGTCTTCACCGAGCAATTTCTGCAACGCACTGCGTCTCGGTTGCCTGTGACCAGAGGCACTTTCCAGGCTTGCCGCTTGTTCAGCGCTCATCGCCATCTCGTCATCAATACGGGCGAGGATATTGCTGAACATCTCTTCTTTTACCGATACTTTCGGCTGACGCTCCATCATCACCGCACCAAGGCTGTCCAGCATGTCGGCCCGGCCTCGGCATTCGGAGCACTCGTCCAGATGCAAGCGGATACACAGCGCCAGAGGCTCGCTCAAGCTGCCTGCACTGTAATCCATCAAACTCAAGCTATCGGGATGATGCCGTGTCATACGTTCTGATCCTGCAAAATTACTTTTAACTTATTCAGCGCCAGGCGCACCCGGCTCTTTACGGTGCCAAGGGGAATGTTGAGTTCGTCCGCGACCACCTGATGCGATTTGTGCTCCATGTACACTTTGGCAATGACGGTGATCTGCTCTTCCGGCAAATGGCTCAATGATTCGCGAATGCGCCTCTCAGACATCAGACGATGCAATGACGTCACCGGTTCATTTTCGTTCTCGCCGGGGATCTGCCACAGATCTTCTGTTTCCACCGCCATTTCCGCGCTCATTCGCTGCATCTTGCGCAGCATGTCGATGCGCTGATTACGGGCAATGGTGAAAATCCAGGTCGATGCGGCTGCCTTTCTCCAGTCGTACAGGGTGGCCCGCCGCCAGATCGACACGAACACCTCCTGCACCAGCTCCTCGGCGTGGCTCGCGAGCCCGTTGGCAATGGCGTAGTACTTGATTTGCGGGCCGAAATGCTCAAAAAGCTGGTGATAAGCTTCCCGATCCTGATGGCTCCCCACTTTCTGCAGTAACTGGCTCCAGGGATCTTTTCTTCCCTCTGAGCTAGACGGCGTGTGCTCCAGTGTGGTCACTGGCCGCTCCTTGACAGACGCATTATTTAAAATCGTTCTGGTCATTCTATGCACTCGTCCGGTATTTGTCAGTGACTGAACTTACGAGAGGTGGTCCAGTCTGGATCATTTTCTCGGCCAATCAGTCTGGCTCGCGGATCGGGTGGGTAACTCAGTGGTAAAAGTGCCGGCCTGGCCGCGTCGGACCGGAGATTGCCGAGCGGTTTCAACCGCATTAGGCTGCAAAAACAACAATAATCAGAGAGGCTTCCATTGATGAACGCCCCAACCAGTGCCGCCAATCAACCGTTTATCCACGCCCACTACGCCGACATCCTGTGTCAGTTGGTTCAGGAAAAGGGGGTTTCCCGCCCGTCGTTGCTGAGTGCTGCCGGGATCCGGCCGGGCCTGCTCGAGCATCCGGACAATCTGATCTCCATT includes these proteins:
- a CDS encoding SDR family NAD(P)-dependent oxidoreductase — its product is MRHVVIAGASGAIGGAMAQAILDAVPDSRIVGLCRRPERAAEPLQTSDRVELIPWDAEHPESLTGVTHALESVMPAEQGVDMLLYAAGILHASDMFPEKRLEDLSATAMTRAFAVNATGFAVLVRALLPWFRHRRFKRIAAISAKVGSISDNRLGGWYAYRSSKAALNMLVRTLSVELPRRCKPVACVAMHPGTTESELSAPFGQSLAQLQVHQPADTAANLMTVLEGVSSDDNGRFLSWDGSELPW
- a CDS encoding sigma-70 family RNA polymerase sigma factor → MTTLEHTPSSSEGRKDPWSQLLQKVGSHQDREAYHQLFEHFGPQIKYYAIANGLASHAEELVQEVFVSIWRRATLYDWRKAAASTWIFTIARNQRIDMLRKMQRMSAEMAVETEDLWQIPGENENEPVTSLHRLMSERRIRESLSHLPEEQITVIAKVYMEHKSHQVVADELNIPLGTVKSRVRLALNKLKVILQDQNV
- a CDS encoding ChrR family anti-sigma-E factor encodes the protein MTRHHPDSLSLMDYSAGSLSEPLALCIRLHLDECSECRGRADMLDSLGAVMMERQPKVSVKEEMFSNILARIDDEMAMSAEQAASLESASGHRQPRRSALQKLLGEDINQLPWKRQLGDVSVLDISDRFPGQSQQVVLQKLAAGGKAPAHTHRGDETTIVLQGAFADQNGVFNQWDYVVLNEKDEHKPVAVGCEDCITLSVLSAPVKLTGTFSRMLNPFIR